One Leucoraja erinacea ecotype New England chromosome 5, Leri_hhj_1, whole genome shotgun sequence DNA segment encodes these proteins:
- the eef1a1a gene encoding elongation factor 1-alpha 1a: MGKEKIHINIVVIGHVDSGKSTTTGHLIYKCGGIDKRTIEKFEKEAAEMGKGSFKYAWVLDKLKAERERGITIDISLWKFETSKYYITIIDAPGHRDFIKNMITGTSQADCAVLIVAAGVGEFEAGISKNGQTREHALLAYTLGVKQLIVGVNKMDSTEPPYNQKRYEEIVKEVSTYIKKIGYNPDTVAFVPISGWHGDNMLEPSPNMTWFKGWKINRKEGNANGVTLLEALDSILPPQRPTEKPLRLPLQDVYKIGGIGTVPVGRVETGVLKPGMVVTFAPVNVTTEVKSVEMHHEALSEALPGDNVGFNVKNVSVKDVRRGNVAGDSKNDPPMEAANFTSQVIILNHPGQIASGYAPVLDCHTAHIACKFAELKEKIDRRSGKKLEDNPKFLKSGDAAIVEMIPGKPMCVESFSEYPPLGRFAVRDMRQTVAVGVIKAVERKATGAGKITKSAQKAQKSR, translated from the exons ATGGGCAAAGAAAAGATCCATATCAACATCGTCGTGATTGGACACGTAGATTCTGGCAAGTCGACCACGACTGGGCACCTGATCTACAAATGTGGTGGCATCGACAAGAGGACCATCGAGAAGTTTGAGAAGGAAGCTGCTGAG ATGGGCAAAGGTTCTTTCAAGTATGCCTGGGTGTTGGACAAGTTGAAAGCTGAACGTGAACGTGGTATTACTATTGATATTTCTCTATGGAAATTTGAAACCAGCAAGTATTACATTACCATAATTGATGCCCCAGGGCATCGCGATTTCATTAAGAACATGATTACAGGTACTTCACAG gCTGACTGTGCTGTACTGATTGTTGCTGCTGGAGTAGGTGAGTTTGAGGCTGGCATATCCAAGAATGGCCAGACACGGGAGCATGCCCTGCTGGCTTACACTCTGGGTGTGAAGCAGCTGATTGTTGGAGTAAATAAGATGGATTCTACTGAGCCACCATACAATCAAAAGAGATATGAGGAAATCGTCAAGGAAGTTAGTACCTACATCAAGAAAATTGGTTACAATCCGGATACTGTGGCATTTGTACCAATCTCTGGCTGGCATGGTGACAACATGTTGGAGCCTAGTCCTAAT ATGACTTGGTTCAAAGGTTGGAAGATCAATCGTAAGGAGGGTAATGCTAATGGAGTTACTCTTTTGGAAGCACTGGATTCTATCCTGCCACCACAAAGACCAACAGAAAAACCTCTTCGTCTCCCACTTCAAGATGTCTACAAAATCGGTG GTATTGGTACTGTACCAGTGGGTCGTGTTGAAACAGGGGTCTTGAAACCTGGAATGGTAGTTACATTTGCACCTGTTAACGTCACAACAGAAGTAAAGTCTGTTGAAATGCATCATGAAGCCCTCTCTGAAGCTCTGCCTGGTGACAATGTTGGCTTCAATGTTAAAAATGTGTCTGTAAAAGATGTCCGTCGTGGCAATGTTGCTGGTGACAGCAAGAATGATCCACCAATGGAAGCTGCCAATTTCACTTCACAA GTAATTATCTTGAACCACCCAGGGCAGATTGCCTCTGGCTATGCTCCTGTCTTGGATTGCCATACTGCTCACATTGCTTGCAAGTTTGCTGAGTTAAAGGAGAAGATTGACCGTAGGTCTGGGAAGAAACTAGAAGATAACCCCAAGTTCTTGAAGTCTGGGGATGCTGCCATTGTTGAAATGATTCCAGGCAAGCCCATGTGTGTTGAGAGCTTCTCTGAATACCCACCTCTGG GTCGTTTTGCAGTCCGTGACATGAGGCAAACTGTGGCTGTTGGAGTCATCAAGGCTGTTGAGAGGAAGGCTACTGGTGCTGGCAAAATCACCAAGTCTGCTCAGAAGGCTCAGAAAAGCAGATGA